The Acinonyx jubatus isolate Ajub_Pintada_27869175 chromosome D1, VMU_Ajub_asm_v1.0, whole genome shotgun sequence genome includes a window with the following:
- the MRGPRG gene encoding LOW QUALITY PROTEIN: mas-related G-protein coupled receptor member G (The sequence of the model RefSeq protein was modified relative to this genomic sequence to represent the inferred CDS: inserted 3 bases in 2 codons; deleted 2 bases in 2 codons) has product MFGLWRTSNSVLLDLTLAVGLGGLVGSGPVLWHLGFRVRKGPLSVYVLRPAAADSLFLCCQLGFSTVQAALGSRDNLSLAGFSVGLGLLAASAPMQCLSRVFPTCCPGCRPRRTSGLVCGLVSALSPPAMLRPANACGPLRPAXRPLTCARYHAASVAWLLSLACAACAGSPAPFLWVNCRSQRPRPQLWGMAPGSGFLLLFCGLPLVFWSLWPLLNLLRPLFGPLATLXRDAKPFICFTAGQQPGKRQPLWVVLQRSLGEEAARGEGPGASLCLNIGPHYRGRPSPGQTLPG; this is encoded by the exons ATGTTTGGGCTCTGGAGAACCTCCAACAGCGTGCTTCTCGACCTCACTCTGGCCGTCGGCCTCGGAGGGCTGGTGGGGAGCGGGCCTGTCCTCTGGCACCTCGGCTTCCGCGTCAGAAAGGGCCCCCTCTCCGTCTACGTCCTCCGCCCGGCCGCCGCGGACAGCCTGTTCCTCTGCTGCCAGCTGGGCTTCTCCACCGTCCAGGCCGCCCTGGGCTCCCGGGACAACCTGTCCCTCGCGGGCTTCTccgtggggctggggctgctggcGGCCTCGGCACCGATGCAG TGCCTGTCCCGCGTCTTCCCCACCTGCTGCCCCGGCTGCCGGCCCAGACGCACCTCGGGCCTCGTCTGCGGCCTCGTCTCGGCCCTGAGCCCGCCGGCCATGCTGCGGCCCGCCAACGCCTGCGGCCCGCTGCGGCCCG CCAGACCCCTGACCTGCGCGCGGTACCACGCGGCCAGCGTCGCGTGGCTGCTGTCCCTGGCCTGCGCGGCCTGCGCG GGGAGCCCGGCGCCCTTCCTCTGGGTGAACTGCCGTTCCCAGCGCCCGCGGCCCCAGCTGTGGGGCATGGCTCCGGGCTCCGGGTTCCTGCTCCTCTTTTGCGGCCTCCCGCTGGTCTTCTGGAGCCTGTGGCCCCTCCTCAACCTCCTGCGGCCCCTGTTTGGCCCGCTGGCCACCCT CCGCGACGCCAAGCCCTTCATCTGCTTCACCGCAGGCCAGCAGCCGGGCAAACGCCAGCCGCTGTGGGTGGTTCTGCAGAGGTCCCTGGGGGAGGAGGCCGCACggggggaggggccaggggccagtCTCTGCCTCAATATAGGGCCTCACTATAGGGGCCGCCCCAGCCCCGGCCAGACCCTTCCCGGGtga